A single region of the Thermoanaerobacterium aotearoense genome encodes:
- the ilvB gene encoding biosynthetic-type acetolactate synthase large subunit, with protein MLIKGSQVVIEVLKEQGVEVVFGIPGGAVIPLYDALYDSDLRHILATHEQMAAHMADGYARVTGKVGVCFATSGPGATNLVTGIANAYMDSVPIVAITGQVATSLIGKDSFQEVDIAGITMPITKHNFIVKSPDKLADTLREAFFIAKDGRPGPVLVDIPKDIQTADINFVKRKDFYVEVKKHQALESDLEKAAQLISSSKRPVIFAGGGVIWSEASKNLYDFAKKHMIPVATSLMGLGCFPEDDELSLGLIGMHGSRYANTAVYKSDLVIAVGARFSDRVAGKAGGLAPNAKVIHIDIDPAEIGKNIDVDVPLVGDIKEVLSLLNGMIKERENREWINELISIKDKTSFKYKDDGKLKPQWIVEKVQELGGDSLVVATEVGQNQMWTAQYYRFKEPRTFVTSGGLGTMGFGLPASIGAQVGRDDKRVVNIAGDGSIRMNIHALETMSVYNIPVITIILNNQTLGMVRQWQNLLYDKRFSQTDLNPNLNFSKVAEAFGVTGRRIYTKEEFTEAFSDALSNNKPYVLECIIDKDEMVLPFIPAGGTIEEMID; from the coding sequence GTGCTTATAAAAGGTTCGCAGGTTGTCATAGAAGTATTAAAAGAACAAGGAGTAGAAGTCGTTTTTGGCATTCCTGGCGGCGCCGTCATACCTCTTTACGATGCTTTGTACGATTCTGACTTGCGGCATATCCTTGCGACACATGAACAGATGGCTGCTCACATGGCGGATGGATACGCAAGAGTGACCGGAAAAGTTGGCGTGTGTTTTGCCACATCAGGACCTGGTGCTACCAATTTAGTCACAGGAATAGCCAATGCCTACATGGACTCTGTGCCAATAGTCGCTATAACAGGGCAAGTTGCTACAAGCCTCATAGGAAAAGACTCTTTTCAAGAAGTAGATATCGCAGGAATTACGATGCCCATAACAAAGCACAATTTTATTGTGAAATCACCTGATAAATTAGCTGACACTTTGAGAGAAGCCTTTTTTATAGCAAAAGATGGAAGACCAGGCCCTGTTCTCGTAGACATACCGAAGGATATTCAGACTGCAGATATAAACTTCGTCAAGCGGAAGGATTTTTACGTTGAAGTAAAGAAGCATCAAGCATTAGAATCAGATTTAGAGAAGGCAGCCCAGTTAATCTCATCAAGCAAAAGGCCAGTTATTTTTGCTGGTGGTGGAGTGATATGGAGCGAGGCATCGAAGAATTTGTACGATTTTGCTAAAAAGCACATGATACCTGTGGCTACTTCGCTTATGGGCCTTGGATGCTTTCCAGAAGATGATGAGTTGTCATTAGGGCTTATTGGAATGCATGGAAGCAGATATGCCAATACAGCCGTTTATAAATCAGACTTAGTGATTGCTGTAGGTGCAAGGTTTAGCGACAGAGTCGCCGGTAAAGCAGGGGGACTGGCGCCAAATGCAAAAGTCATTCACATCGATATTGATCCTGCGGAAATCGGCAAAAATATCGATGTTGATGTGCCGTTAGTAGGAGACATCAAAGAAGTCCTGTCTCTTTTAAATGGAATGATAAAAGAAAGAGAAAATAGAGAATGGATTAATGAGCTTATATCGATAAAAGACAAGACGTCATTTAAATATAAAGACGATGGAAAATTGAAGCCACAGTGGATAGTAGAAAAGGTTCAAGAGCTTGGAGGAGACAGTCTTGTAGTAGCCACAGAAGTAGGGCAAAACCAGATGTGGACTGCTCAATACTATAGATTCAAAGAACCAAGGACATTTGTCACATCCGGTGGACTTGGCACTATGGGCTTCGGACTTCCTGCATCAATAGGTGCACAAGTAGGGCGAGATGACAAAAGAGTGGTAAATATTGCAGGTGACGGCAGCATAAGGATGAATATTCATGCTCTTGAAACGATGTCGGTGTACAACATACCTGTTATAACGATAATCCTCAACAATCAGACACTTGGCATGGTTAGACAATGGCAAAATCTCCTTTACGATAAAAGATTTTCTCAGACGGATTTAAACCCGAATCTCAATTTCTCAAAAGTCGCTGAAGCCTTTGGAGTAACCGGAAGAAGAATCTACACGAAAGAAGAATTTACAGAGGCTTTTAGTGATGCATTGTCAAACAACAAGCCTTATGTTTTAGAGTGTATCATAGACAAAGATGAGATGGTTCTGCCATTTATTCCTGCTGGAGGAACCATTGAAGAGATGATAGACTAG